CGTTTATACTTGCAATACTTTCGTATATATATGTAGAAAAATTTGCATTCAGAGTCGGAAAGTATGTAACAAAACAAGTGGATAGAAAGAAGAGAGGGGTATCTGTAAAGAGTGACTTGCAGGATGTTATTCAGAAAAGGGCGGTGAAATAATTGAAGCAAGAAATGAGTATAAAAGATTTTCAACAATTATTGAAAAGAAGATTCGTAACGATTATTTTAACGATGTGTTGTTTAACCGCTTCTTTAGTTCTTATCTCTATGTATGTTTTAAAGCCATCATATCAATATTCAACGCAAATTCTTGTTGGGAATTTAGATGAGTTTAATAAGGAAAATTCAACAAATAAAACACAAGAAAATAAGCAACTAGTAACATCGTATGTTGATATTTTAAAAAGCCCATTAATTATATCAACAGTCAAAAAAACTTTGAAATTAGAGCAATCAAGTTATGAATTAGCACAAAAAATCTCGGTTGTGAATACGGACAACTCACAAATTGTAACTGTTACAGTAAAAGATTCCAATCCGAAAATCGTGAAAGACATTGTAAAGACATTGGCAGAGCAATCACAAAAAAGCTTTCAACAGTACACAAATGTACAAGGGGTGAAAGTATTAACTGATCCTGAGTTACAGGAACAGGCTGAAAAATTGTTTCCGAAATTTCAACTGATCATTCCTATTTCTTTAATTGTTAGTTTTTTTGTTGGGATAGGTTTAGCTGTATTTCAAGATTATTTTGATGAACGTATATACACGGAACAAGATTTAGAGAAAATAACAACAGTCTCTGTTATTGGTCACATAAATATGGAACCAAATAGAAAAAAGAAACCTACAGAGGTTGATAAAAAATCATCTATATATCGAGGTGAACATGTCGATGTTTAGGACAAAGAAGCAGCTTCCATTCAATTTGCATGATGATCTGATGAAAGAGCAGTTTTATACGGTGTATCACGAGCTGAAAAAATCCGGAAAACAACTGTTCACAGTTAGTTCAACGAAGGACAGAGGTGTTGTTGCCTCGCTTATAGTAAATATGGGTCTAGTGTTTGCGGAAATGAAAAAAAAGGTGTTACTTATTGATGTGAATTTTTCTGACCCTAAACTACATGTATTATTACAAAGTGATCACATGATAACAGTAAACGATATAATAAGCTCTTCCTCCTGCAATTATGAATCTTTTTCTAGTAATTTGTCTAATTACTTATATTGTATTCCTGCAAAAAAAACAGTACATACAGGGACGCCTTTAGTTGCTATGGATGAATTTGATAATGCGATTGCTAAGTGGAAAGAAGATTTTGATTACATTTTCGTTTATTCTTCTGAAGTATTTGAACTTCCTGCTACGCACATTATTGCAGGGAAATGCGATGGAGTGGTTTTAGCAGTTAAAAAGCAAAAAGATTCATTACGTACAGTGCAAAAAGTAATAGCGGATATAAATAGGAAAGAATGTGAATTAATAGGTATAATTTTATATTCTTGAATGTGGGGGTAACGATCCATGATTCGTGAAACAAATCAAGCCAAGTTGTATACGATTCCGGCTCAAGAAAAGCCTAGCATATTGAATCGAAGTGTAAAACGCTTGTTTGATATTATATTTTCAATCATATTGTTACTATTAACAATACCAATTATGTTGTTCTTTTGTATTATGATTACCTTAGAAACATCAGGGGCTCCAATATACTTTCAAGAACGTTTAGGTATAAACGGGAAGAAGTTTAATGTATTTAAATTAAGGTCGATGGTAAAGGATGCTGAAATGAACGGACCACAATGGGCAAAAGAACATGATCAAAGAATTACAAAAGTTGGATTGTTTATAAGAAAAACGAGAATTGATGAATTACCACAGCTCTTAAACATTTTAAGAGGAGATATGTCTTTTGTAGGCCCTAGACCAGAGAGAGAGTTTTTTTATAATGAGTTTGATGCGTATATTCCAGAATTTAAGGAACGTTTAATAGTAAAACCAGGATTAACAGGATGGGCACAAATAAATGGAGGGTATAATCTTGATCCAAAGGAAAAGTTGAGGCTGGACA
This DNA window, taken from Bacillus cereus ATCC 14579, encodes the following:
- a CDS encoding YveK family protein, whose product is MKQEMSIKDFQQLLKRRFVTIILTMCCLTASLVLISMYVLKPSYQYSTQILVGNLDEFNKENSTNKTQENKQLVTSYVDILKSPLIISTVKKTLKLEQSSYELAQKISVVNTDNSQIVTVTVKDSNPKIVKDIVKTLAEQSQKSFQQYTNVQGVKVLTDPELQEQAEKLFPKFQLIIPISLIVSFFVGIGLAVFQDYFDERIYTEQDLEKITTVSVIGHINMEPNRKKKPTEVDKKSSIYRGEHVDV
- a CDS encoding CpsD/CapB family tyrosine-protein kinase, with translation MSMFRTKKQLPFNLHDDLMKEQFYTVYHELKKSGKQLFTVSSTKDRGVVASLIVNMGLVFAEMKKKVLLIDVNFSDPKLHVLLQSDHMITVNDIISSSSCNYESFSSNLSNYLYCIPAKKTVHTGTPLVAMDEFDNAIAKWKEDFDYIFVYSSEVFELPATHIIAGKCDGVVLAVKKQKDSLRTVQKVIADINRKECELIGIILYS
- a CDS encoding sugar transferase, with protein sequence MIRETNQAKLYTIPAQEKPSILNRSVKRLFDIIFSIILLLLTIPIMLFFCIMITLETSGAPIYFQERLGINGKKFNVFKLRSMVKDAEMNGPQWAKEHDQRITKVGLFIRKTRIDELPQLLNILRGDMSFVGPRPEREFFYNEFDAYIPEFKERLIVKPGLTGWAQINGGYNLDPKEKLRLDMEYIEMKTFRMDIRILCKTVLIVLNGNGAR